From the genome of Candidatus Poribacteria bacterium:
CTGAATCACCGTAATATATTATGTGTATTTGGTAATTTTACACCGTTTCATAAATGAGGTTCACAATGTTATTTATATGGCATGATCCTGTTGATATAACAATAACAGAAGTCTCTGGCACTCAACATGAAATTAAGAAGGCATCAAGAATTTCTATCGACCATAGGAATTTTGATCAGTTTACTATTCAGGTTGAGTATTATGCTGCGGGAGATAAACACGGCGTTGATGTGAAATGCGCGCTCTCGGGTTTTATAAATTGGAAAGAGTTTCAGCGGATTCAGCGGATTTTCGAGAACGAATACAAAAAGAGACTTGAGTACGGAGGCGATATTGAAGAACTTCCTTAGGTTGTTTATTGTTCTGGTTAAGGACGTGTGTTTCTCAAAAGCAGACCGGTTCATCGCCAAATGGCTATTTTCTTCGTTCCACCCTGTAGGTGGTTTGCGAGCTGCTGCGTGGTATTGGCCTGTTAGTAACTTACTAACAAGGCGTGCTGCCCCCCCCCCACTTTACACCCGATAAGTAGAATTGCTTCACATATCCCTTCACACCGCTGCGTCAGCGTTTGCTGCTGGCGTAGCTTTTTCGCGTCTGTCCCCTTTTTTTCCTATTGTGACTGTTTTCGTTCACGCACTGCAGTTCGATCTCTACCTATCTCCTGCTGCGGTAAATGGACTTTGGAAACCAACCTGTTTGAGACGTATCTGGATAATTGGAAACCCCACCTTTTGTTCTCAAACTCACTTTCACTTTATAGAAATGAAATTAGAACTTGTAGAAATAGGGAGGTATATTTTAGATGAAAAAATTTCTCTTCACCATTTCCGTATGTTGTATTTTATTTCCCACACTCCTCCATAAGACGAACGCAGGACCAAATGATGCCGTGAGTATCCCGGATACTGAGCTCCGTGCTATCATCGAAGGACTACTCGGCAAGGATTCAGGAGATACAATCACCGAGGGTGAGATGAGTGGCATAGGCGACATGAATAACGAAATAATTGCGCGGACACCGGCGGGGACAAGCGGCTTCGGTAACACCAAAATTACCGATCTCACCGGCCTCGAATATGCAACCAATTTAAAGATTATAACTCTCTTTTATGAACATATCACTGACCTATCCCCTCTGGCGGACCTTACAAATTTGGAAGAACTACGACTCCCAGGCGATACTTTCCTGATTAAGCATGGTGATATTGATGACCAGGGACCCAGCATCACGGATATATCAGCCCTGACGAAACTAACAAAGTTGAAACAACTGGATCTTTCCGAACAATCCATTACAGATCTTGAACCACTGCGGGAGTTAACGGCGTTGACAAATTTAGATCTTGGAGCCAGCACGGAGACTGGAAATCGTTCACTGTCAAATCTCGAACCATTGAAGGGTTTAACAGCATTGACAATCCTAAATCTAAGTTACAATCAGATTACGGATGTATCCCATCTCAGTGGGCTCACTGCCTTAACGCGTTTGTGGCTTCCAGTAAACCTCGGGCTTCAAGACATCTCACCCCTGAGGACTTTAACAAACCTTCAACTATTACATCTGAATGGTACCAACATTACTCACGAGACACTATCAGAGACGTTACCTGCTTTATCAAATCTGAACGACTTAAATCTTTTAGGGACTCCAATCTCAGATCTATCGGTGTTAGATCGTTTACCGACAGATGCCACGTTGACGAAACTGGATCTGCGTTTCCTGACACACTCCGGCAGAACTGGAGCTCAGAGAGGCCGGTTGTTGACAGATATTACACCTTTGATAGGGCTCCAGCAGGCAGGAAAAGTCACATCCATAATTGATCTGAACTGGAACTGGAACCTCGACTACGACTCTCTCTACACAGAGATTCCAGCTCTCATAGCGGCTGGTATTAATACTCGGTATTCATCCTTCACGTTTGCGTTTGAGGGTGAATCTGCGAAAAATCACGTAGGGAGACCTGGGACAAGACATACATTTGTGGCGAGAGCCTCTACGACTTTCCAGTACGGGGAGAACCCAAATTTCAAGGGAGTGCCTGTCACCTGGACGGTTACAGCACCTGATGGCACCAAAACTGCGTCGGAGGCAGTTACAGGAAACGATGGATTGACAAGAGTTTCCATTATCCTCGGAAATGCTGGGCAAACCCACACGGTGGATGCAGTCGTCCCAGCAAAGACGACATCAGTGACTGATCTGCAGCATGACGAACTCAGCGTGCGTTTCACCGCAACCGCAGACAACAAAGCTCCGATTGCTCCCGACCCAACGCTTTCCGGACTTACTGTGACCTTTGAAGACTATCCAGAAGATCAACCCATCGATGAATTTGGAATCACTATAAAATTCTCTGAACCGATCACCGAGTTTCAGATGGAGGATATTATCATTGAGACCAAACTCGCTACTGGCACAGGTGCCGCAGCCTTGAAAGAACTCGCACCCGCAATACAACCGACACAGATATACCCCGCAAGGATTGGACTGCCCGCCGATGCCACTGGAACCGTGCGACTCATCGTACGCGCAGGGGCGGCACTCACCCCATTGGGGCAGATAGGGCCCGTTACAAATACCGCCTCTGAATTCATTGCGTTTGGGCACGCCTACGATGAAGATATCCGCTACCGTCCACCCCCAGCACTCGTCGTCATCAAGATAGACTTCGCCAAAGGCATGTTCTGGATTCAGAATACAACACAGTATCGCTTCAGTGTAGAAATGCGCATTTATTCCGAAGATCATCGAGATAAATGGTTTAAAGTATCAGAGAGGGCTCTCATCCCTATAGAGGACGCAGAGACTTTGGCTTTTTCCCTCACACCCCCTGAGACAGACGACGCTTCTATAAAACATTTGAATAGTGAACTTCTCTTGAGCCAGAACCAGAATCAGCCGCTGAAACTATCATCTCAGAAATTTTGTATTAAGCTCATTAGAGCCATTACTGTTGACACTGCCAGTAATATGAACGAAGATTTCCGAGTCAAAGATACACGCTGGGCACCACCCGGAGATGTGATATTCCGTCAATACGATAAGGCGTGGGACGTAAAACTAAAGGGGCTGCGTCGCGATCACCTTGCTTATTACCGTTTTCCACTTGACGGGAAGTTAGCAGATTCTTGGAATGTGGAGGAGTCAGTTCCTGCTGCGCCCTCTAAGTCAAGTCGTCAATTGCGAGTTGTGTTATCGCAGTTCCGTTCAGAGCATACAGAATCAGGCGTTATCGTCGAATGGACGACGGCATCAGAGCTGGAGAATGCAGGTTTTTATGTGCTGCGGAGTCGGGAGAGATCATCAGATTTTGTCCGAGTGTCTCCAAGTTTGATTGTAGGTGCTGGCACGACGACTGAACAGAACACCTATACCTATCAGGATACAACGGCTGAAGCGAATGTCCCGTATTACTATCGTCTGGAAGAGGTCTCGTTATCGGGTGATCGTCGTGCGTTAGCGACAGTGCGGTTGCGGGGGCATGTTTCAGCGGCAAATAAGGTGTTGTGGAAGTGGGCGGATGTGAAATCTCAAGATTAATCGCTTCTTCTTTTCTACTTGCATTTTAAGAATTGTCATTCTATACTGATGGGAAAGCCTACAGAAGGAAGTGGAACAATGCGAGTACTCATTATGTCGGATATGGAAGGTGTCAGCGGCATTGTCGTGTGGGATCAAGTGAGCGGTGGCGCGGCAATGTTTGAAGAAGGTCGGCACCTCTATACGGAAGAGATTAACGCCGCAGTACGTGGTGCAAAAGCCGCTGGCGCGACAGAGATTGTCGTTGTGGATTGTCATGGCGCAGGACAAGGTTGGACCTTTAATTCCCTTATCCCTGATAAAATTCATCCGGATTGTGAATGGGTAGCACATCACGGATGGGGACGCTACGAGGATATGTGGAAGGATGGGTGTGATGCGTGCTTACTCATCGGTATGCATGCCCGCAACGGCACGCCTGATGGTGTGTTATGTCATACGATTTCCAGTGTACAATACCGTAATCTCTGGTTCAACGATGACCTTGTCGGTGAAACTGGGGTGAACGCCGCACTCAATGGGTGCTACGGTGTGCCGGTCGCGCTTGTCACAGGCGACGCGGCAGTCTGCCGAGAAGCCAAAGAACTCCTCGGCGACGCGCTGCCTACAGTCGCCGTTAAACAAGGGTTAAGCCGATTTAGTGCCAGGCAACTCCCACCGGTGCGTGCCCGCCAATTGATTGAGGACGCAGCAAGAGATGCACTTACAGACCTGACACGAGTTAAACCTTACGTTCCTGATGCACCAACAACAATCAAAATCGAACTCGCAAGCGTCGATAAACTCGCGGAATTTAAAGGACGCGCAGGCGTTGAAATAACGGGTCCTGTCACCGTTGAAAGCCACGCAAAAGATTGGCTGACGGCGTGGAATCAGTTCTGGCCCTACGCTTAGGATTCGTCAAGCACATCGAGCGGATCGCCAGAGGCATCTGCACGTTCTAAAATCTCGACTTCGTAACCATCTGGGTCGGTAATGAATGCCATTTTCATTCCACCGGATGTGAACTGTTCGCGCCACTCATCGGGCCAAATTTCCAACCCTGCCTTCTCCAACCCGTCGCAAAATTCGACAATATCTGGAACACCGATGGCAAAGTGCATCAGATCTTCTTGGACTTGAAGTTCAAAATCGGGTGAATAGGTTAATTCTAATGTATGTGCGTTGCCCGGAAGTTCAAGATGTACGATCTGGTTGCCAGCCGGGGATTTATCACTCCGACTGAGGACTTCAAACCCCAAGTGATCGCAATACCAATCGATAGAACCGTCAAGGTCGCTGACGCGAACCCGTGTGTGTAAAAAAACTGCCATTATGGATCTCCTTAAGCTCTTATCAGGATTTTTCGGAGGATTGAGGCGGTCTGGGGCGGGCTGACTCTTCCCTCCCATTGTCTGCCCATTCAACCCATTGATTATACATTTTCTGCTCACCGGCAAGCCGAGCATTGTCCAATTCTTTTTCCCTTTCCTTTTGTTTCTTTTCCCGCCAGTTATCGTATAGAGCTTTGGCTATCATTACGATACCCTCCCCAATTTCAGTTAAGACTGAAGAAATATAAGTAAAGAGTGGTATTAAAGCACTAATGTTTAGCAAACCTTGTTTTAGGGTTGTATCTTTGGGTTTAACCCTCATTACATATACTACTATCATAGCACCTATGAGTATCAGAAATGCAATTGTCCACTCTTTTGTTATGTGGAGTTCATTCTTCTTTTTTTCCTTTTCTTCACTCATAAAGAATTACTTTCTGTGTTAATCGCATGAACCCTGCTCATTTTTAAGAATTATACCCTTTTTACACTTATTTGTCAAGATAACAAGATTTTTGATTTTTGGTTTTTAATTGAGAATGTGTGTGTTACCATGTATAATATCTTAAACAATAGAAACAGGAAAATCTTATGACACACTGCGCTCATTCAACAACGTGGAGAATGGTGGGTCGGACGAATCCAGGAAATCCGCAGCGTAAATTGCCAAGAAAGAACGCGCGACGAATTGCTGGATACGCTGAAAATCACCCTCGGCGAAATGTTGGAAATCAACCGCAAGGAAGCCGTCAGTCTTGTTGAGGATGGGTATCAGGCAATTGCAATTCAACTATGAAGCGAGGAACAATGACCCGAAAAACTGACAGACCGAATGTTCTCTTTATCATGTCCGACCAGCACCGATACGACTATCTGGAAACTGTTGAGGGTGCGCCTACCGCACTCAATACCCCTAACTTACGGCGGTTAGCAGAAGGGGGTGTAAGTTTCCCAAGCTGTACAGTCAATGCGCCCGTCTGTGCACCATCACGAATCGCACTCGCTTCTGGACTGCAACCCTCTCGATTAGGGGCAGTGGACAATGGGAGTTTTTTGCCCGCCACCGTGCCGACCTACTATCAGCAACTCCGCGATCACGGCTATCGCGTTGGATGTGTCGGAAAACTCGATCTTGCGAAACCCGATGGCTATAACGGACGCTACGGTGACCGTCCACGCACCTACAGTTGGGGATTCACACATCCTGAAGAGTGTGAGGGCAAAATGCATGCTGGAAGTTCACCAACGCCTATCGGTCCTTATACCCACTACCTTCAGGAGAAAGGCATGCTCACGGCGTTCCACGAAGATTATCGGAAACGGAGCAGTGGCGGCTGGATTAAAAACGGTTCTCACGATTCCGTTCTCTCAACGGAGGATTTCGCTGATACTTACATCGGCAGACGTGCGACAGAATTTATTGAAACCATTCCTGACGACTTCCCATGGCACATGTTCGTGAGTTTCGTCGGACCGCATGATCCGTTCGATCCACCGACTGAATATGGCGACAAGTATCGGAATGCTGAGATGCCTCCGGCTATCGTTGACGATATGGAGGGGAAGCCTGAGTGGGTCAAACGGCGCGTTGTTAATATCAGTCCTGAAGAGATTACTGTAACACGTCAGCAATACTGCGCAGCGACAGAACTCATTGATGACCAGATCGGCGAAATGATCCGCGCGCTCGAACAGCGAGGAATGCTTGACAATACCTATATCATTTACTCAAGCGACCATGGAGAGATGCTTGGAGATCACGGACTCTACACCAAGAGCGTCGCCTATGAAGCCTCATTGCAAGTGCCACTTATCGTCGCTGGACCTGGCATCCCAAGAAATCAGGTTTCAGACGGTTTGGTTGAGTTGATTGATCTGAATCCAACGATATGCGACTTCGCTGGCGTGCCGGTGTTGCCGCGTATTGATGCCAAGTCTATTGTACCTGTCCTGCGTGGTGAAACCGAAACGCATCGCACTGAAACGGTGAGTGCGCTCCGAAACTTCCGATGCATTCGGACAACAACACATAAACTCATCGAAAACTACAACGACGTAACCGAACTCTACGATTTGGAAAACGATCCCGCGGAGCTGCACAACATCGCGCAGTCAGAACGCAAAATTGCGGGAACACTCAAAGGACGTTTAGGGAGACGATTCCGGTCGGAATTGGGTAAGGATTGATAAATTGGGATGGATACGAACCGCACTTATGATGCAGAACGTGCATATCACCACATCACACAACTCGCTTTTCCGAGACTCGTAGGCAGCGCGGGTGAGACAAAAGCACAAGACTACATCGTCCAAAAATTCAAAGCGTTGGGACTCAATGTTTCATGGGAACCCTTCTCATTCACAAAATTCCCCGCCGAAGTATTGCCTCGCCTCCTTTCTGCTCTCTTTGTGCCGGTCGTTTTATCTGTGCCATGGTTCGGCGAGCGATTTCCAATACCTGTATGTGTCGCCTGTCTATTGAGCCTTTCTGTAGCAATGTCCTTTACGCAGTGGCACAAACGGCTTGAAGGAGTGTATGATGTTGGTAAAAAACATCGCACAGAAAATATTATCGCAACAAATAGTGGGAAGCCAGACAATAACACCCCTGCTTTTTTGTTCGTCGCACATTATGACTCCAAGTCACAGGTATTGCCAATTGCTGTGCGTGCAGCAGCTTACGGTATCGCAATTATCGGTCTTGTTATATTGACAATCGTGATGGTCGTTAAAGTTGGCAGGGGTGTCTGGTTACCTGATGCCATCGTCTGGAGTATTGCTGGAATCACCACTTTTTGTCTATTGCTTTTACAAATCAATTTGACGCAAAACCACTCTCCGGGGGCGTTTGATAACGCTTCGGGTGTTGGGGTTATGCTTGAAGTAGCACGTGCGGTTGTCGAGCGTGGTGAAAGAAAATCTGTCACATTCCTCGCCGCTGGTGCCGAAGAATACGGCATGTGCGGTGCATTACGCTATGTCCAAGCACATACCGATGAGTATGACCGAGAAAATACCTACGTTATTAATTTAGACGGACTCGGCGTTGGGAATGGCGTTAGCGTTGTTACACGCTACGGAATTCCACCCGTCCGGACAACGCGTGCATTAATAAGTCTATTTCGGACATCAGGTGAGTCGCTCGGCATACAGGTTTCGGAACGTTACCTACCGATCGGTGTTGGGTTGGATAGCATTCCGATTGCGAGCCGTGGGTTTGAAACGGTTACGCTAACGGCAGGCGATGTGGGTAGTGCTGCTTTGAGGATTCACTCAAAACGGGATAGAAGCGATTTACTCAATGTTGAAAGTCTACAACAGGTAGGTGAGTTAATTGTCGATGTCATTGAACATGCCTAAGAAAACACTTCCAGTTACGGGTGTTATCCTCGCGGGGGGTCGGAGTCGGCGGATGGGGCAGAACAAGGCGTTAATTCAACTCGGTGACGATTCACTCATTGAACACGTTATCCGCTGCATGCACCTTGTTGTTGACGAACTTTTGCTTATCACCAATACACCAACTGAATATGCGCACCTCAACGTGCCGATGCACGGTGATATTATCCCGGATACTGGTGCCTTGGGGGGTATCTATACCGGCTTGACGTACGCTTCGCATGACGCGGTGCTTTGCGTTGGGTGTGATAACCCCTTTTTACAACCCAAGCTACTCTCCTATCTAATTTCTATCTTAGGTGAATACGATGCAGTGATGCCTTACACGCACGGTAGTAGGCAGACTCCGTTCTGCCGTAATCAGGACATCAAGGTTACAAACCCCACCCACAGCAACGATCAGATAACCCTCCAAACGTTGTGTGCTGCCTACGCTAAACGTTGTCTGCCTATCATTGAGTTGATGCTGCAGGAGTCCGAATTGCGTGTTCATGCACTCGCGGAACGTGCACATATCCAACGCGTTTCACCTGAAGTCTGGCAGAGGTTTGATGCAGAAGGTATGTCCTTTTTTAACATCAACACACCTGAAGATTTTGAGAAAGCGGATTCTTATATGAGGTCCCAAACTCTGGATTAAGGCTTTTTTACACTTTCTACAACCCGCGTAAACTTGCGCTTTGATTTCGATACCTTTTTTAAACCTTTTCGTTGAAGATCTCCCTCTTTGTACCTATAGTTAACCCAAGTTGCCACCTATGTATCCGAATCTATTAGATGATCAGAAGTGTTGTAGCATAGACTGTTCGTCTGTGCTTCTGTGTCCGAAAACCAAAAATTTACGCTACAAAATGCCGCAGATAATCAACGTCGTTAGCATTAGCGGAAGGCGAGGATACAATCCTCGCCAGCAGTAGTAGGGACCTTATTCGTTGAACAGTTATCCAATATATTTTCGGATTTTACTATGAATACCTTCCAATTCTGGGATGCTGAAGAAATTTTTAAGACATTTGAAACGGAAAATTACGAATTTGCAACCCTATCGCCTATAATATCTGTCACGTGTCACAAGGCAATGTTGTTGATTGGAGGATACGATGAAAAACGACGATGCAAAATGGATTGAACGCATCTTGGCGGGCGACGAATATGCCTTCACTGCTCTTGTAAAAAAATATGAAAAGCAGATACACGCGTTCGTATGGCGGAGGGTAAGGGACTACCACGCTGCTGAAGAGATTACGCAGGATACTTTTCTCAGGGCTTATGAAAAACTTGGCACGCTGAGGAATCCAAACCGGTTTTCGGGATGGCTTTATATGATCGCTACCCGTTGTTTCCTTACATGGCTTGGCCAGAAAAGAATCCACATGCAGTCCTTAGAAGCGATGAGTGAAGCAGAAGTAGAAGCACTGTTTTACGCCCAATATATGGCGGAACAGACTGAAAAGTTGGCGACAGAAAAGCAACGCCAAGTCGTTGCGTACCTCCTTCAAAAATTACCGGCGCGTGAGCGGACAACGGTGGTGCTTCATTACCTCAGTGAAATGACGTGTGAAGAGATTGGTGATTTTCTGGAGGTATCGCCGAATACGATTAAGAGTCAACTCCATCGCGCTCGGAAGCGGCTGAAAGGGGAGGAATCTATGGTTCGCGAAACATTAGGCAACTTTCAGAACTCTGATGACCTTATGGATGACATTATGAAATGGACGCAGGTAAATGAACCCGGTGTGGCAGGGTCAGTAGGAACCCTGTCTGCAACTTCGGAAAATACCCTTTATGTTGTTGTGGAGGATGAAAGTATCTACAAATTGCCAATGGGTGAGGAGGCATGGCAGCTTGTAAATGCTAACTTTCTGCATCAGAATACTCGCGGCGAAATACCCATAGCAGAGCGGGATGGTATACTTTATATTATTCCATCTCATGAATTGTTTGCGTCAACCGATGGGGGTGTAACATGGGAATTTGTTGGTCCCTGTCCAAAAGGTTATACGCGAGAACTTTTGATAACGGAAGATGCCTTCTATCTCTGCCTTGGTCATGGGATATTTCGGTCCGATGATGCTGGCAATTCGTGGGAGGCCATGAATGATGGTTTGGACAGTCGTTTGGCAGACCATTCTGGGGTTCACTCATTACGAATAAACCAAGACACGCTGTTTGTAATGACAGATATCGGACCCTATCGCCTTGATGAGGGGCGTTGGAAATACCTACAGCTGCCAGTGGATGACATTGTACATGTCAGTTCTCTCGCGGTGTATGAGGACCAGATTTATGTTGCAGCATCAGTGAATTTTTTAAGATTCTATGGTGCATCGGAAGGGGTTTGGGAACAACTGTGGAAGGGCGAAAAACGTTCGTGGTGGATTTTCCGTTCAATTGATGGCGGAGATTCATGGACAGACGTAACACCCATGAACGCTTGGAATCTGACAGGTTTGCGTCCCGATATAACGTTGATTGCTACGGGAAAGACGCTTTTGGCGGTGGGAAAAGAGGATGGGACGATGGTGCGTTCGATGGATAGGGGAGATACGTGGACTCCCTTACAACCTACAGGTATTTCCGCTACGTGGGGTAGCGTGAGAAAGACCTTAGTGTTGGACGAAAACACGTTTTATATAGCCGGAAACAGTGGGGTACATCGTTCAACCGATAGTGGTAAAACTTGGCACCGATTTAATACGAGGTTGGAGAGCCGAGTTGATAATTTAGTCGGTTTCATGACGGATCAAGTTCAAGGGATACCCACTGTCCTTTATGCAAAGGTTGGGAGAGAAATCGCAAAATCGGTTGATAGGATCGGTGGAGATGTCGTTAAATCAACCGATGGAGGCGTATCATGGAATGCTGTTGATGCGGAGATGGTCCTATCGCACGGTAAGTATAGGGAAACGACGCTGGAGGTCACGCAGATAGCAGAGACTGATAACGTTCTCTATGCTAAAGTAAAGCGGAGGAAGTCCGAAGTTTTGATTTTTCGATTGTCCAATGATGACAGTGCCTTAACCTGTGCTGAGAGCGTACCGCCCTCTTTTGATTCACGTGAACTATTCCACCATACGTTACGTGGCACAAGAGGAAAGACTCCAGTTTTTGAAACGGATCCGTTGACTGGCAGACCGCTATTTGAAAACTCGGTTTTTGGGGCAGACCTCTTTTTCCAGCGATTGGGACAAATAGATGCTCGACTGGCGTATGAAATGGTTCAAGCAGGGTTAAGTGGAAGTTTCACTGTTAGTGATGAAACGTTTTATATGGAATACAACTACAAACTCTTCCGATGGAAATCTGGTGACTCAGAATGGCACGACACCGGTGTAGAGGAGACCGGTGAACTCTCACGGTATAATATATGGAGAGGCTTTAAAATTGCTGCGTCGGGTGAGATTGTATATGTCGGCAAACGGGATGGGCATCTCTTACAGTCGCTTGATGGCGGGGACACTTGGAACGACATTACATCAAGCCTGCCGCTGTCTGTTGAACACTTCAATCAAATTGTCTTTGCCGACTCAACAGTTCACGTTGCAACTGACAAAGGTGTCTTCAATTCAAAGGACGGTGTTACTTGGGGTCTGCTGACCGATGAGACGGAAGAGCCTGTTATCATCAAGTCGTTGGCAACAATAGGGGATTCCGTTTACGGTGCTAACGATGAAGGCATCTATCGCCTGCGAAGCGATACAGACACTTGGGAACAAGTCGCCCCGGAAATTTCAGGCGTTGTGACTTCTCTTGTTGTTGATGAAGATACCTTTTACGTTGGCACCGAACATCGCGGCGTACTTCGTTTTGAACGGACCGGTGCTTTGTCATGTCAAGATTGAAGGGTAAGGGATTTTTCAAGACATTTGAGCCAGAAAATTACGAATTTGCAACCCTCTTACCTATGATACCTGTCACGTGTCACAAGCCAATGTTGTTGATTGGAGGATACAGATGAAAAACGACGATGCAAAATGGATCGAACGTATCTTGGTGGGCGACGAAGTGGCTTTCACTGCTCTTGTGAAAAAGTACGAAAAGCAGATACACGCGTTCGTATGGCGGAGGGTGAGGGATTACCACATCGCTGAAGAGATTACGCAGGATACTTTTCTCAGAGCTTACGAAAAACTCAGCACACTAAGGAATCCAAATCGGTTTTCAGGATGGCTTTATATGATTGCTACACGCTGTTTTCTCACATGGCTCGGCGAGAAAAAAAATCCGATGCAATCCTTGGAAGCGATGAGTGAAGCAGAAGTAGAGGCACTGTTCTACACCCAGTATATGGCAGAACAAACTGAAAGGTCGGCGACAGAAAAACAACGCGAAATCGTTGAATACCTTCTGCAAAAACTGACCGCGAATGAACGGACAGTCGTGGCACTTCACTATCTGAGTGAGATGAGTTGTGAAGAAATCGGCGACTTTCTGGAGA
Proteins encoded in this window:
- a CDS encoding M55 family metallopeptidase gives rise to the protein MRVLIMSDMEGVSGIVVWDQVSGGAAMFEEGRHLYTEEINAAVRGAKAAGATEIVVVDCHGAGQGWTFNSLIPDKIHPDCEWVAHHGWGRYEDMWKDGCDACLLIGMHARNGTPDGVLCHTISSVQYRNLWFNDDLVGETGVNAALNGCYGVPVALVTGDAAVCREAKELLGDALPTVAVKQGLSRFSARQLPPVRARQLIEDAARDALTDLTRVKPYVPDAPTTIKIELASVDKLAEFKGRAGVEITGPVTVESHAKDWLTAWNQFWPYA
- a CDS encoding M20/M25/M40 family metallo-hydrolase is translated as MDTNRTYDAERAYHHITQLAFPRLVGSAGETKAQDYIVQKFKALGLNVSWEPFSFTKFPAEVLPRLLSALFVPVVLSVPWFGERFPIPVCVACLLSLSVAMSFTQWHKRLEGVYDVGKKHRTENIIATNSGKPDNNTPAFLFVAHYDSKSQVLPIAVRAAAYGIAIIGLVILTIVMVVKVGRGVWLPDAIVWSIAGITTFCLLLLQINLTQNHSPGAFDNASGVGVMLEVARAVVERGERKSVTFLAAGAEEYGMCGALRYVQAHTDEYDRENTYVINLDGLGVGNGVSVVTRYGIPPVRTTRALISLFRTSGESLGIQVSERYLPIGVGLDSIPIASRGFETVTLTAGDVGSAALRIHSKRDRSDLLNVESLQQVGELIVDVIEHA
- a CDS encoding leucine-rich repeat domain-containing protein produces the protein MKKFLFTISVCCILFPTLLHKTNAGPNDAVSIPDTELRAIIEGLLGKDSGDTITEGEMSGIGDMNNEIIARTPAGTSGFGNTKITDLTGLEYATNLKIITLFYEHITDLSPLADLTNLEELRLPGDTFLIKHGDIDDQGPSITDISALTKLTKLKQLDLSEQSITDLEPLRELTALTNLDLGASTETGNRSLSNLEPLKGLTALTILNLSYNQITDVSHLSGLTALTRLWLPVNLGLQDISPLRTLTNLQLLHLNGTNITHETLSETLPALSNLNDLNLLGTPISDLSVLDRLPTDATLTKLDLRFLTHSGRTGAQRGRLLTDITPLIGLQQAGKVTSIIDLNWNWNLDYDSLYTEIPALIAAGINTRYSSFTFAFEGESAKNHVGRPGTRHTFVARASTTFQYGENPNFKGVPVTWTVTAPDGTKTASEAVTGNDGLTRVSIILGNAGQTHTVDAVVPAKTTSVTDLQHDELSVRFTATADNKAPIAPDPTLSGLTVTFEDYPEDQPIDEFGITIKFSEPITEFQMEDIIIETKLATGTGAAALKELAPAIQPTQIYPARIGLPADATGTVRLIVRAGAALTPLGQIGPVTNTASEFIAFGHAYDEDIRYRPPPALVVIKIDFAKGMFWIQNTTQYRFSVEMRIYSEDHRDKWFKVSERALIPIEDAETLAFSLTPPETDDASIKHLNSELLLSQNQNQPLKLSSQKFCIKLIRAITVDTASNMNEDFRVKDTRWAPPGDVIFRQYDKAWDVKLKGLRRDHLAYYRFPLDGKLADSWNVEESVPAAPSKSSRQLRVVLSQFRSEHTESGVIVEWTTASELENAGFYVLRSRERSSDFVRVSPSLIVGAGTTTEQNTYTYQDTTAEANVPYYYRLEEVSLSGDRRALATVRLRGHVSAANKVLWKWADVKSQD
- a CDS encoding molybdenum cofactor guanylyltransferase, translating into MSLNMPKKTLPVTGVILAGGRSRRMGQNKALIQLGDDSLIEHVIRCMHLVVDELLLITNTPTEYAHLNVPMHGDIIPDTGALGGIYTGLTYASHDAVLCVGCDNPFLQPKLLSYLISILGEYDAVMPYTHGSRQTPFCRNQDIKVTNPTHSNDQITLQTLCAAYAKRCLPIIELMLQESELRVHALAERAHIQRVSPEVWQRFDAEGMSFFNINTPEDFEKADSYMRSQTLD
- a CDS encoding VOC family protein; translated protein: MAVFLHTRVRVSDLDGSIDWYCDHLGFEVLSRSDKSPAGNQIVHLELPGNAHTLELTYSPDFELQVQEDLMHFAIGVPDIVEFCDGLEKAGLEIWPDEWREQFTSGGMKMAFITDPDGYEVEILERADASGDPLDVLDES
- a CDS encoding sulfatase-like hydrolase/transferase, which codes for MTRKTDRPNVLFIMSDQHRYDYLETVEGAPTALNTPNLRRLAEGGVSFPSCTVNAPVCAPSRIALASGLQPSRLGAVDNGSFLPATVPTYYQQLRDHGYRVGCVGKLDLAKPDGYNGRYGDRPRTYSWGFTHPEECEGKMHAGSSPTPIGPYTHYLQEKGMLTAFHEDYRKRSSGGWIKNGSHDSVLSTEDFADTYIGRRATEFIETIPDDFPWHMFVSFVGPHDPFDPPTEYGDKYRNAEMPPAIVDDMEGKPEWVKRRVVNISPEEITVTRQQYCAATELIDDQIGEMIRALEQRGMLDNTYIIYSSDHGEMLGDHGLYTKSVAYEASLQVPLIVAGPGIPRNQVSDGLVELIDLNPTICDFAGVPVLPRIDAKSIVPVLRGETETHRTETVSALRNFRCIRTTTHKLIENYNDVTELYDLENDPAELHNIAQSERKIAGTLKGRLGRRFRSELGKD